The window CAATTGCACTTTTCCAACGAGGGGATGGATatccctgctgctgctgttgctggggtttTCCCGGAACTTGATGAGCCAACATTATCCTTGGCAgtcttgtttttgttgttgttgttgttgttgttgttgttgtggttgttgtcgtcctGACCCTTAGTACTCTCAGCACCGCCGTGATCATGGCCTCCCTGCTTCTCATCTTGCAGTTCCCCTCGGTCGGTGATCGTCCCcatgacaacaccaccaccaccaggcttGCTCGTCGTGCTGTGAAGGGTGGTCTTCTCGCCGggttcaaggacaaggacagctgtcttgtttgttgttgttgtattctcttcttcttcttttgttgcgAGAAGCTGATGGATGTCGTCCTTAGTGTACTGCTTGGGgatttttcttcttctggaaaACAACAGCCTGTTGATGAGGCCGCGGAGGACTAGGTCGCCGTCGTGGGCGCCAATCCAGACTTTGGCGGCTAGTTTGATTGCTATTTCGATTCCTGATGGGACGGTCCCgcggtggtgggtgttgttgaatgggtggaggaggacggtcAGTGGGAGGGCGGCTTCGGAGATTAGGTGGTTGGTTATGTAGGTATGGATTGTTGGGTAGGGGATTCCGTGGGGGATGTAGAGGATGCTGATGGGTCTGTCGTCTGGGGGTGGTAAGGGATGTTGCttcggttgttgttggattgAGACTGGAGATAGGGGGGTTCTCAAACTGGTTTGGGATTTACTCCGGAGTCgtgggggaaggggcaggtggtataatgggggtggtggcggccgGTAGGTGATTCCTATTGCGTATTGAAGGCCTAAAATAtcgggttgttgaggaaggaagGCTACTGTTATTTCTCCTGGGTCTCCTGGGGgtgtggatggggttgggaatCGCAGTATGTGAAGTCTGCCTGGTTCTTGGGGTTTCCATTTGGGCAGGGTTCTGACTCTACTCTTCTCAAAGTATTTCCAGCTCTTGATTTTGCTTCCtgaggctggtgttgttAAGATGACCGTTTTCGTACCAACGGCTGGGAGCTGCTGGAGGGTAGCTTTATTGCAATGTTTGGAGCTGTGGTGGGATATAATGACCAAATCTGGCTCGggaagctcaaggagagACAAGATGCAGGGTGGCTGTCTGTGAGTTTCATTAACTATCTTTGGATGCATGACTTTGGCCGGTCCTGTGATCCATGGGTCTAGCAGGATTCGGAATGGCTTTGGGCTCTTGGATGGACCAGCTCGGCTGTGTTCATAGCTTCTGGGTTCAAAGGTCAACAAAAAGGTGGCATCGCtgttgagatgttgtagAGTGACGGCCATCGAGGCTGACCTCAACCGGGCTCAACAGTTATGACCCGATAAGGTAGGGCCATATAACCAATGTTTCTGGAGCGAACTTGACTCGGAAGCAGAGTCTGAATCTATACCTGTGGTCGTGCTAGACAGGGACAAAATTGACGGCCGACTGAAAAGCTATACCCCAGTTTCACGCGCTCGATAAGAATCTGTGTCCACGCTGGCAAAGTGTGATACCGTGAAACATAAAAATCCACTCAGGGCGAAGTAAACTCCTACCAACTCGACCTTCACTGGGGAATTTTCGTCCATGTGTCCGACCACTGCGGCTGTGGTCGATGTAGCCCAAGAAATAGTAGTGTACCTGTAAGAGTGAGCTGTGATAACACAGCCGGCAGGTGTAATATGAGCATTCTCATCGTCCAACGATAGCCGTATGATAAGTCGATGAAGACGGATTGTTAAATACGCGCCTGAAGCGTGATCTGGTACAACCATTACACCGAACCTGACAACTTGACAAGCTGACAAACACAACATGACATCCTCGGAAAGCTTCTTTGAAGGAAGTCAGTTGGCCAGCCAGCAAGATCAAACAGCGTGGGAATCGTCTCAAGTATTTGTGGAGGTCTCAGGAGAGAGAATACAATCTCGCCAGCTCGAGCTCCTGATTGTGATTTATGGAACTCGAGTCTTCCAAGTCAAGTCGAGACTCTGTAGAAGCCAGCTGGGGCGGGTGCCGAGCACCGAGAAAAGCGAAGCCGTGTCTCACGAGCGGTTACTCGCGATGCACCTGCAGATCAATCTCGTGACGTTGAGTCGATGAAGATTGGCTTCGACGGGTGTTTGGTTCGTTTCTGTTCGTTTGGCTAGCCTTCTCGAACTGCCAAGCAACTCAAGAGTCCACCTCCCGTTTCCTCGGTTCAATTCATCGTGTTCAACTTGCCACCCAAGGCCTGTGGCTCTGGTGGCTTCGAGGGGCAACAGCTGCGCTTGTCATGGAAAACCTGGCTGTTGTGTTCCGACTTGGAAAAGCAATGGCTGTTGAGCTCTATGCATGCCGAAGGCCCATCCACATTGGGCAGCTTACTCCGGTTACTTGAGCATCGCGAAGATTGTTGGTTAAGCACCTGGTGTGTTGAAGCAACACCATCGTGATATAGAGATCTTGTTATCATAGCAAATCGATAAAACTGATAAGAGGAGAGGGGCAAAAAGAGAGCCACCCCGCAATAGTCTGGCGATCCACTGCCCCGCAGACCCACCTCGAAATCAACGCTCAAGGGTCGCCTGGGGATCCCTGCTTTGCCATTTGAGGTCGTTTTAATGTTGAGTCAAAGTCGTCTGGATATCGAATGTCGAAAAACAATGTTTGGTTATGCATGAAAATACCGCGACTCGCTATGTTTGAGCCAGGCACACCATCACGCCTGGGGTTCTATTTTGGTAGGATGGGCACAGGCATAGCTACCAAGTATGCACGGGATCTAGAGAGCTTCACAGGTCCCATTGCACGGCGTTCCGTCCCAAAGAGCACAGCTCTTGTCTGCTACCGTCTTTTTTTGGGAGCTTTGCCAGGAAAGCTTCCTAGCATGGGGGTAGCTCGGGAGAGTCCTCCCGGCATCCAATCATGTCCGCGCATGTGCTCAACTTGTCGAAACTCGAGCACTTTTTCTCGTTTGCTCGACAGGCACCCCACCCCTTCTTGATCGCGTCCGGGAGGCCCGTCATCCGTTGTTCAACCGAGTCAAGTCCGTCACCAGCCCGTGTCAGTCGGGTTCAGCGACGAATGGAGAAAACAAAACTCTCGTGTCCCCCCACTGGCGCTTCGACTGTCCGATACGAAGATGTTTGAGCCTCCAAGGAAGGCAGGCCTGGTACAGAGTAGGCTGAGCTGAATGAGTTGAGAGCAGACCACGGAGCTCTCAGCTCAGACAACCGGTTTCTTGTTGGCCAGAAAACAGGCGCTGCGTGGGTGGAAGCTCGCCTCTCGCATCATCCCAGCTGCCGCTTGTTCTGGCCATCCTACCTTGGAAAGACGTCGAGGCGCCTGACACCACCTGACCTGACCGCCTCGAGAGACTAGATGCCTCTGTTGCCAGGTTCCAGGTCAAGAGTCCTGGGCATCCCAGTTTGCGGCTGCACCACGAGTATGAGTTGACGCATTTTGCATGGAATTGCACAGCGTGATGGCAGCTTTTGTCTGCCATGCTGACTCCCGAAGCAGGAGTCCATTTTCCCCTGTCTGCCCTGACGACATGACGCCAGCAGCTGCGGGTTCGAccccgtcttcttcttcccttaACCATCCCACACCTCCAGCTCCGGGATTGCGTGGAGGCGATGCTACCCCGACACAGTAGGCGTGGCTTGTTCAGACTGTGGCCTGCTAGCCGGTACTTGTACAGACACCAGGCTCGGGGCGCCGTTGAGCGGGTTTGCGAAGCACGGCAGTCTCTCTTTAACCAGGTGGGCAAGGCTTGGACTAAACAGGTAGCAGACAGCGTGGACAGAAAGAGCTGCTTCCGGAGCGGGAGATCCCAAAGATACCTAGGCGCATGGCTCAATACCCGTCAATGAGAATGTCGGCACCGTGTCACTGCTTGCTCGCTGATGCTTACCTTAGTGCTTGTCCCTGTCTGGGGGGTGCTTGGCTCCCATTGCTTGATGTCGAGGACGGTCCCCGCTTCGAtccccgccctctcccttcgAGCTGTTCCATCCATTCATTGTCTTTGCTCCCACCCCAGGCCCCAAGGGGAattgccaccaccgcccgtcCATTCTTCGAAACACCTCTTGTTACACCTGCAAGAAGGAGCTTGGAGCTCTTCCCCAAAGCGCAATTCCAGAAAACAATTCATTTTCTAGCTTACCGTCGACACGTCCAAATGTAACAAGCTTCGCGGTTGTCTTTTTTCTCGACTGCTCAATTGAATTACATACTGCGACCCCGACCCTAACCGCTCAGCTTCTTATCGGCACCGCAATTGCCTGTCGCTGCCTATCGTCGCTATCGCTATCATCGCCTATCGACTCGACCTCCGAGagcacctcccccgccagaGCACTCGACATCGCATGGTGGGGTTAGCATCTCAAGATGCCTCCAAGGTCTTCTCTCACTTCGTCCTTTTCCATTACCGACGCCAACAATGAGGTTGTGTGCCCGCTTCACAATCAGGATGGCTCCAGTTGCAGAAAGCGCTGCATTGGCGTAAGTCTGACCCGTCTGATCTCGACCGCCACAGCTTGCGCTGACAAGGCTCCCGACTGCAGGAGAAGAGATACCGCTCAATGCAGGAGCATATTCGAAGAGCGCATCCAGAGCACTACATCGCCAAGCTGCCTGCAACCGAGGAGAGCTTTTTGCTCATGATCAACACCCCACCGCGACCGACCGCCCAGCCTACCTCTGCTCCAGCGCACATGAACCAGAACAAAGGACCGGCGCATGGCTACCGTAGAGATGACTCCAGTGCCCCTGGCACCCCGCGGCACCCTGATGAGTACCAGGGCGGAGCCGCCATGTATCCTGCTGCAGCCGCCCTGGCGCAGCTGCACAGCTACAAGAGCGAGCACGGATGGGAGTCTGAAGGGGTGAGTGGAAATC is drawn from Podospora pseudocomata strain CBS 415.72m chromosome 1 map unlocalized CBS415.72m_1, whole genome shotgun sequence and contains these coding sequences:
- a CDS encoding uncharacterized protein (COG:S; EggNog:ENOG503P01P) — translated: MAVTLQHLNSDATFLLTFEPRSYEHSRAGPSKSPKPFRILLDPWITGPAKVMHPKIVNETHRQPPCILSLLELPEPDLVIISHHSSKHCNKATLQQLPAVGTKTVILTTPASGSKIKSWKYFEKSRVRTLPKWKPQEPGRLHILRFPTPSTPPGDPGEITVAFLPQQPDILGLQYAIGITYRPPPPPLYHLPLPPRLRSKSQTSLRTPLSPVSIQQQPKQHPLPPPDDRPISILYIPHGIPYPTIHTYITNHLISEAALPLTVLLHPFNNTHHRGTVPSGIEIAIKLAAKVWIGAHDGDLVLRGLINRLLFSRRRKIPKQYTKDDIHQLLATKEEEENTTTTNKTAVLVLEPGEKTTLHSTTSKPGGGGVVMGTITDRGELQDEKQGGHDHGGAESTKGQDDNNHNNNNNNNNNKNKTAKDNVGSSSSGKTPATAAAGISIPSLEKCNWRSNLELFLKKEEVHHGGRVPA